The Macaca nemestrina isolate mMacNem1 chromosome 12, mMacNem.hap1, whole genome shotgun sequence genome contains a region encoding:
- the LOC105476201 gene encoding transmembrane protein 45B, giving the protein MANFQGHALPGSFFLIIGLCWSVKYPLKYFSHTRKNSPLHYYRRLEIIEAAVRTLFSVIGILAEQFVPDGPHLHLYHENHWIKLMNWQHSTMYLFFAVSGIADMLTYLVSHVPLGVDRLVMAVAVFMEGFLFYYHVHNRPPLDQHIHSLLLYALFVACVSISLEVILRDHIVLELFRTSLVILQGTWFWQIGFVLFPPFGTPEWDQKDEANLMFITMCFCWHYLAALSIVAINYSLVYCLLTRMKRHGRGEIIGIQKLNSGDTYQTALLSGSDEE; this is encoded by the exons ATGGCAAATTTCCAGGGCCACGCGCTCCCAGGGAGTTTCTTCCTGATCATTGGACTGTGTTGGTCAGTGAAGTACCCACTGAAGTACTTCAGCCACACACGGAAGAACAGCCCACTGCATTACTATCGGCGTCTTGAGATCATCGAAGCCGCAGTCAGGACTTTGTTTTCTGTCATCG GGATCCTGGCAGAGCAGTTCGTTCCGGATGGGCCCCACCTGCACCTCTACCATGAGAACCACTGGATAAAGTTAATGAATTGGCAGCACAGCACCATGTACCTATTCTTTGCAGTCTCAGGAATTGCTGACATGCTCACCTATCTGGTCAGCCACGTTCCCTTGGGGGTGGACAGACTGGTTATGGCTGTGGCAGTATTCATGGAAG GTTTCCTCTTCTACTACCACGTCCACAACCGGCCTCCGCTGGACCAACACATCCACTCGCTCCTGCTGTATGCTCTGTTCGTGGCGTGTGTTAGTATCTCCCTAGAGGTGATCTTGCGGGACCACATTGTGCTGGAGCTTTTCCGAACCAGTCTCGTCATTCTTCAGGGAACCTGGTTCTGGCAG ATTGGGTTTGTGCTGTTCCCACCTTTTGGAACACCCGAATGGGACCAGAAGGATGAGGCCAACCTCATGTTCATCACCATGTGCTTCTGCTGGCACTACCTGGCTGCCCTCAGCATCGTGGCCATCAACTATTCTCTTGTTTACTG CCTTTTGACTCGGATGAAGAGACACGGAAGGGGAGAAATCATTGGAATTCAGAAACTGAATTCAGGTGACACTTACCAGACTGCCCTCTTGAGTGGCTCAGATGAGGAATGA